Genomic DNA from Theropithecus gelada isolate Dixy chromosome 1, Tgel_1.0, whole genome shotgun sequence:
gccttctctttcattttctaagttttttaCTTTCCTGtattaggaaattttaaaataatcttaaggATGACTGCCACATGCCAGCCATAATGGAGGATGGTCTTTCTTCTACCCTAGACATTTCACACTGCACAGGCCTCACTTGGATCTGACATCTTCCTTTCTGCACTGTGCAGATCCCCTCAGTATATGCAGAGAACAGAAAATCACTTTGCTGCCAGTGGAAGGTAGACAGAAGCTACATTTACTGGGGAAGAAAATACCCTTGCTGTCAAACCATGGCCTGAAAATAAAGGCCCTGAATTATTTCCACCTATCCCCACTCGATGGCTGCAGAAAATGCTGAGGGTGCTTGCATATGAGGCCATAAAGTTGTAAAGGATGCCTTCCAGCCCccatttggtttgttttggtgAGAGCTGGGGCCTCTGTGATGGGCAAGCATCAAAACCCATGACCACAGCCATTGGTACTGCTTTCAAAAGCATAGCACCCACCCTAACGCCCTGATAAAGATTTGTCCAGTAGTCTGGGCGTCAGGATTCCTGGGCTCTAGGCCCCACAGGTGATTCACAGCTAGCCCCAGGCTGtgcctcctggcctcagtttccctggcttGCTCTATTGGTACTTCCTGCCTACTCTGTGGGGTGTTAATAGGGGTGAGGTGCTTTGAACTTCTCAGATGAAAGAGGCTGGGAAGCAGCACCCAGTTATTATCCCCTATAGAGCCAGGCGTGGGAGCTGAGGTTGCTTTCATACTGTTCCAGTCACAGTAGCCTCCTCATATCCCCTCATTCATCTGCCTTTGGCTCTGGCTGTCACAACCAGAAAGCAAAGCACAGTCAGTCCTATTTCAATGCTGTTTCAGAACAGATGTCCCTAAATGAATGTGCCAACTGCACAAACCACTGGTGAACTATCTATGATTTAGTAATACTTTATAGGTGCCTAATTTATTTCTCCTGATTGGCTGCAAAACCTGTGGGACAAGGACTGTGACTTCTCACCAATAAATATACCAAAGGAGGGATACTCACAATTTAGTCAGCGAAACAGCTTATGAGCCAGGCTGACCAAAGTTCAAACTTCTCATCTTTCTGCTTCTTTACTGTAACATGGGTAATGGCTTATTAATTCTCCCCATCTTGTCTATCTCTAATGAGGATTACGTGTGGAAGCATTCTAAAATACCAAGCACTTCATGTGTGTTAAAAAGTCcaaatgtggccaggtgcggtggctcacacctgtaatcccagcactttgggaggccaaggcgggtagatcacgaggtcagtagttcaagaccagcctgaacaacatggtgaaaccctgacactactaaaaatacaaaaattagccaggcgtgttggcgggcacctgtaatcccagctactcaggaggctaaggcagagaattgcttgaacctgggaagcggaggttgcagtgagccaagattgcgccactggactccagcctgggcaacagagagagactttatctcaaaaaaaaaaaaagtccaaatgtATGCAAATAAAACTTGGCATAACAGTCTTGCCCAGGGCATCAGTCCTGCCCCTTCTAACACCAGGTTACAACTGCAAAAAGTAGGGCTGGGGTGCCACCTACTGGTTGAAAAATATATGAACTGCATCCAGCCAGTTgcaagaagagcaaagaaaaaactTCAAGCCCTCTTAATTTTTGCCACACTCTCATAGGAACTgccatattatatattaatatttttctttacacaacttatatatttttttgagatggagtctcgctgtgtcgcccaggttggaatgtaatggcacaatcttggctcactgcaacctctgcctcccgggttcaagcaattcttctccctgagcctccctagtagctgggattataggcatgcaacaccatgcccagctaatttttgtgtttttagtagagaggggtttcaccatgttggccaggctggtctcgaactcctgacctcaggtgatccgcccacatcagccttccaatgtgctgggcttacaggcatgagtcaacgTGCCCAGCcttgtatttcatttttgaagcaaacctttttttttgagacaaagtctcactctgtcaccaggctggagtgcagtggcacaatctcagttcactgtaacctctgactcctgggttcaaacaattctcctgcctcagcctcccaagtagctagaactacaggcatgcaccaccatgcccagctaatttttacatttttttggtagagacagggtttcaccatgttggccaggatggtcttgatctcttgatcttgtgatctgctggcttcggcctcccaaggtgctgggattacaggcatgagacaccgtgcccggccttgaagTAAACTTTTAACCACTACTGTAAATAGAAAACTAGTCAACACTTGTCAAAAATAGAATAAagccataaaacaaataaaatgaatataaaacattaataaaggTCTAGCCAGGAATTGTTGCCTGTGAAAGCTGAGTTTGAGGCTctgttaaaactgaaaatattgggacacagtggctcacacctgtagtcccagttactcaggcgtctcaggtgggaggactgcttgagcctaggagtttgagtccagcctgggccatatagtgagacctcatttttttttttttttctgagacagagtctcgctctgtcacccaggctggagtgcagtggcacgatctcggctcactgcaagctccgcctcccgggttcacgccattctcctgcctcagcctcccaagcagctgggattacaggcgcccatcacacacccggctaactttttgtatttttagtagagacggggtttcaccgtgttaaccaggatggtctcgatctcctgacctcgtgatccgcccgcctcggcctcccaaagtgctgggattacaggcgtgagccaccgcgcccagtcgagacctcatctttttaaataacaaacaaacCTGAGAACCAAAAActgaagattaataaaaacacCTGACTAGAGACTGAATGTCAATCCTATGTGACTGAATGTGAATTATATGCTTTGGGGAAATACTGATTATTCCAAGGGAAGGTGACACTCCCTCATTCTTCCCCAAACCCCTGGGCCCGGAAGACTGAAGAAGAGTTTGGAAGTCACAAAAAGTAGAATATAAACTCTTGTATTGCAGCACATTCCGTCACAGCCTGAGTAGGACCAGTGCTCGACTTTCTGGTGGCAGGGCCCAGAGCTCACAGACACCACTGACAGTATGGTAGGTGTTCTGCTTGGTGCCATGTCTGGTTTTTTGGCCAGAAGTCCTTTGCAGAGCTCAATATCCCCTTGCCAGCCCACCAGCTCTCGCTGGGAGGACTTGCTCTTGGGTCTGCAGCCTGCTTCAGGAGCCTCCACTTTCCCCAGTGCTGGGTTATGCATCCTGCTCTCCAGGATCCACCTTGTTGCTATAGCTGCATGGCTTCCTGCTCCACTGACTGGTTCGAGGGTGCCAGGTACTTCTCCTGGATGCCCAGTGTGCTGAGGAGGGGTGCGTCAAGGCTGATAGCATAGGCAGAGGATGGGGAGCTGGTCTGGGCAGGATGTGACTTCCGCTGATGCCTACACTCCAACCATGTTCATCCCTCTCTTCCTCATAAATTATAGGGACCAATCAAGTATGAGAAGCCTCCAAAAACATCCAGACTCAAACGCTCCTCCTCTATATGCCTCTTCCACACACTGCTGCGGATCAAAGGACTGAAGAGCGCTAACCTTCCAATGTTGTGTTATGGTACATGCTCTGGAGCCAGACCaagtgggttcaaatcctgatgATGTCTGGGTCTGGGGTCTGACGAGGAGATGGAGGTTGGCCATGGCTAGGTTGGCTATGTTAGGACACCACGGCTGTTCTACTACCAAATGGCtccaaaggaagaaactgagattctACACCCAGCAAAACCAAGGTTTGAACTGTTCTTCCAAAACATCCCGGGAGAGGGACCTTGGGCCTGTCGCCTCACTTATAAAAGTGCTtgaaatgagaattaaatgaccctgcaaataaaatacttagccCACCAAATGATGTTCAAGTTAcagacctttttcttttttttttttttttgttgagacgaagtctcgctctgtcacaaagctggagtgcagtggcacgatctcagctcactgcaacctccaactcctggttcaagcaactctcctgcttcagcctccagagtagctgggactacaggcacccgccaccacacccagctaatttttgtatttttagtagagatggggtttcaccatgttggccaggatggtctcgatctcctgacctcgtgatctgcccacttctgcctccctaagtgctgggattacaggcgtgagccaccgtgcctggcccttacAGACCTTTCTTTACTGTCTCTATGAATCCATCAACCAAAATCCATCTCACCCCTAGTCAGATTGACTCTCAACTGGTGCCCCTTCCCAGTGACTTTTCCACAGCAGATactgccttatttctgtgcaagcTGGCCCTGAAGATCACTGAGGATCAGTAAAATCCACCTTGCTTATCTCTGACCTAATGCCCACATTCCTGAGTAGGGCATACAAAGCCTCACCTCCTACCTGCCTACCTGTCTGGCCCCACTGCTGCTCCCCTCTCTGAGTCCTTGCCCTGCTCACAAGTCATGtcatcctacttttttttttgagatggagtctcactctgtcacccaggctgaagtactgtggcgccatcttggctcactgcaacctccaccttctgggttcaagcgattctcctgcctcagcctcccaagtagctggaactacaggcgtgcactaccacacccagctaatttttgtattttttaaatagaaacatggtttcaccatttggccaggtgatctggactcaggtgatcttcccccacttggcctcccaaggtgctgggattacaagtgtgagccaccatgcccagcccctactttttgtcaaaaataaatttctatacttaaaaaaaaaaaaaagagagagagatggggtctcactatgttgcccagtctggtctcaaactcctggccttgagcaatcctcccaccttttaACTCCCAacatgttggaattacaggcatgaagccaTTACACTTGGCCCATGCCATCTTATTTGCAACTCTCAAAACCTGTCTCAACTTTGAACCTCTATGCCTTTGCATATACTGTTCTCTTTAACTTGaattccctttccttcttcattAGACTGGCTAACCCTCACCTTGAAATGATGCAACTCACGTGCCACGACTCCATAAAGCTTTCCTTACCCACCTACCCTTCAGCAGAGCTAACCGCTCCCTTCTTTGTATCACTCCCTACTCTCTTATAGTGAGctgctgaatctttttttttttttttttttttgagacggagtcttgctctgtcacccaggctgcagtgcagtggcacagtctcggctcactgcaagttccgcctcctgggttcatgccattctcctgcctcagcttcccaagtagctgggactacaggcacccgccatcacgcccagctaattttttgtatttttagttgagacagggtttcaccgtgtgagccaggatggtctcgatctcctgaccttatgaaccgcccacctcggcctcccaaagtgctgggattataggcgtgagccactgcgccctgctgaGAGCTGCTGAATCTTAAGTCGGTTAGGGTTGGGGCAGAATCTAAAATCAGCACAAATCTATATGGTTAAAAATACCCTTGAAAATTCctcaaattatttgttaaatgcaGCATACATGGTTTTGTGAATAGAATcctttatatatatgaatacataaagTAACGTACAGATGCTCCatgacttatgatggggttacatcctgataaacccatcccaaatcaaaaatatcttaagtcgaaaatgcatttaatacacatAACCTACCACACATCAGTTTAGTCTCACCTACCTTCAAAATTCTTAGAACACTTACGTTAGCCTGCATTTGGGCAAaattatctaacacaaagcctgttttataataaaaatatctcatgtaatttactgaatactgtactgaaagtgaaagaaTGATTGATAGGTACCCAAAGTacaatttctactgaatgcatacaGCTTTCACGCCATTGTAAAGTTGAACCATCTTAAGTTGCGAACCATGTGCACAGTGTACAAAATATTACAACACTATTTAAATTGCTCCTCCCAGCCTAGGctgcatggtgaaaccccatctctactgaaaaaaaaaaaaaaaaaaaaaaaggcgaggcgtgctggctcacacccgtggctcacccagcactttgggaggccgaggccgaggcGTCtcaaagagacagagtctcgctctgtcgcccaggctggagtgcagtggcatgatctcggctcactgcaagtttcatctcctgggttcacaccattctcctgtctcggcctccccagcagctgggactacaggtgcatgctgccacacccagctaattttttgtatttttagtagagacgggtttcaccttgttagccaggatggtcttgatctcctgaccttgtaatccgcccgcctcagcctcccaaagtgctcggattacaggcgtgagccaccgcgctcggccaaaAGTccatcttaaatttaaaaaacaaaaaattgctcctCCCCTCCCTTGCTGAGCACATGCAGTCCAATTGGCCTACATTAACTGCAGGTGTGACACAGCTCCTTAGTACCTTCACCAGAGACTGCACACTCTACTACCATTATTTGTAAGTCATTCATCCAACCCCCGCCCCATGAGCTTTGTTTCCCACATATGGCTTGACACAGATCAGTAAGTGTTGGCTGGAATTCTTTTCCTCTGTACCCTAAGACTCTGAGTCCCCCTTGTCTCCAGCATGCTGCGTAGATGCTGAATCTGTGACAGCATCAGTCTAGAGGGCCTGGACTTTCCTGTCCTGTTTCACGCATGGCCTCTGTGACCTGATGGACACCTCTTGGCTCCAGCCTCACTAGTCACTAACCAAGCTCCAAAGTCTGGCTACCTCTTGGATAGCTCTGGATGTCCCATGGACCCCTGAACACAGCATATCTGCCAGCTCTTGTCCCTTTTATCCATGTGAAAAACCTgccccctcctccttttcctgcctcagtgatTAGTAAAACCACCCATGCACTGTCTAAGCCAGAGATGTGGGAAGCTAAATTCTGCTCCAGCTCCATCTACCCATTCAGTCACTGACTCTTATAGTCTATCTCCTTAGTATTTTTCCATTCCACACCTTTCTATTCTCACTACAAATTTTTCATCCCTTCTCACCTAACAAGACTGTAAAACTCTTCTGCCCCCAATCACATCCCTTAAATGCATTTTCCACAATTGCAGGGGCTTTCCTGAAATGTACATGTGATCGTGTCATACCCTGTTCAACAGTACTGCTTGAATAGTGGCTCCCACTGCCCACTCATGAACTGAAGTCCACATTCCTTAGTAGGGCACTCAGGCCCCTCCCTCGGCAGCCCTGCCTGCACCCCTGCAAAGTCCTTTCCTCTTCACATGCAACACACCAGGCAACTGGACCTCCTGCATCTCTCCCAAATGACCAATGCCCTCTGATTTCTGGACCTCTGTATTTGTTGCTCCTACTGCTCAATATCATCCCTTGTCCTCAGTACAACCAACTCTGAAGCCAAGGGACCACCTTTGCACATGAGAGACAGTCATCAGGAAGCCCAACTGATCAATATGAATCAGTCATCCacaggtgggtgcagtggctcacgtctgtaatcctagcactttgggaagctgaggcgggtggatcacctgaggtcaggagttccagatcagcctggccaacatggtgaaaccccgtctctactaaaaatacaaaaattagctgggcacagtggcacatgcctgtaatcccagctactcgggaagctgaggcagaagaatcgcttgaacctgggaggcagaggttacagtgagccaagactgcgacATTGTGCaatccagcgtgggcaacaagagggaaactccctctcaaaaaaaaaaaaaaaaaggtcacccAGAAGGATGATGACTGCACCTCCTGTGGCCATTCCTGAGCCCCATGTCTCACCCTCTCCGCTATGGCCAGGAAGCTGGCAAGGATACGAAGAGAAATGGAAGTCGGCTCCCATTGCGGCAGACATCATGGCCTCTAGGCTTCGCTGCTCTTGGGCTCCGAAACAGTATCCATTGGCTTTATCTACAGCCTGCAGGACTCGCTGGATGCTCTCCTTGTCCTGAGCAGGGAGgagagaaacagttttgtgagtGAAACAGAAGTGTGTAAAACTGCTTGCAATCTCTAAAtacaccttcctccatcttgccTCTGTATATGTAGCTTTCTTGGCCTGGAGTAGTTCTACATGTCCCCAAAGGCTGGATAAATCCCATGTTTTCTGACCACCAACTCACTCAGATTAGAACACATAAGCTCCCCTATGCACATCCATAGTCCCCTAGGTTTACATCTATTGTACATGTAATAAATGCCTATTAACTCACCTGCCTCCCCTACTAAACTAAGCACCTCTTAGGGCCAGATCATCTGTCGCAgtattcccagtgcctggcacagtacTTCTCTTAAGCAGATATCCAATAAATATGCATGTTTTAAATCTATaactgggccaggagcagtggttcacgcctgtgaagcccagcactttgggaggctgaggcaggtggatcacttgaggtcaggagtttgagaccagcctggccaacatggtgaaaccctgtctctactaaaaatacaaaaatgagctgggcatgatgacagatgcctgtaatcccagtcacttgtgagggtgaggcaggagaatcggttgaacccaggaggtggaggttgcagtgagctaagatcacaccactgcactccatcctgggcgacagagtgagatttccgtcacacacaaaaaaaactataactgtttcctcatccatatacagtaataaaaacagtcTATATATCACATGGTGGGAAGGACAAACCAAAATTACATATGTCTAGTCCTTAGCAAAGTGCCCAGCACAGAAAGTCATAAATAAGAGGTAACTGTTATGATTGATATTATAGAGTTCATCTCCTCATATAAGCGTGGCATTAGAAGTGAGGAGACAAGTTAGCTCAAGTTCACCCACTGCAGAAAGGAATCTAACATGTACCTGCGTCTCCCAGGTTATCTCTGCAGGGTAAAGGTGAGAGGCACAGGGGTTGGGTACCACTTTGCAAAGTCAACAGACAGTTGCCCAGTTGAATGGGCTTAAGAGACTTGTCCCTGGTCCTGGTCAAGTTTCTTGCTGATGACTTTCTGAACTCACCCATTTTCACACTGAGGAGGGAACATGTGAAGAGAGGATCCAGCAAAATAGAATAGACAGGCAAAGGTTTGGTCCACTCTCTTTACTGGAATTTTGCCCCTACAGCAGCCCCTGGTCCTGAAACTAAGATTACTCAGTGATAGTCAACCCAGGGCAAAGACCATTGTTTAAGCCCTCAAACCATCCTGTGCTTTTGGCTTGGTGAATCCCAGGCACTGTCAGAGTCCTGTCTTAGCCCCCAGTACCTGGATGTTCAGAGGGATAAAGGACACCAGGCTATAGTCTTCGATGAGTTGCACTAGCTTCTCATTGAGCTGGCGGTAGTGGCGGAAGAAAGGGTCAGAAGCCAGGTGGTCAAGCAGGTAGGAGAGGTCCAGAACCTCTGTGTAGTAGTCCAGGTTGAAGGCTAAAGAGAGAAAACTGTGTTCAGGAACAACCAGTATCAGGCTAAAGACCTGAGGACGAggttcgtttttctttttttcctttgtgtatttATGCACTCAAGTATTACTTGACACAGTAAAATGAAGTTACTAAGAAAAAAAGCTTTTGGTTTTACCCTGCTGGCTGTGCTATTTACTAGCTATATAGGCAGGTACCTATTTCATAGCactgttatgaagattaaatgctATAAACCCCAGTGTCTGGTACAGAGAAGTGCTTGATCAACAACTGCaaacaggctgggctcagtggctcacgcctgtaatcccagcactttgggaggccgaggtgggtgatcacctgaggtcaggagttcaagaccagccaatatggtgaaactccatctctactaaaaatacaaaattagacggacctggtggcacatgcctgtaatcccagctactcgggagggtgatacaggagaatcacttgaatctgggaggcagaggatgcagtgagccgagattgcaccattgcactccagcctgggcaacagaagcgaaactgtctcaaaaataaataaataaataaagttgcaaaTAATGATATCAAACATGGACCAAGAACTGTGTATGGCTGTCCTCACCTCACAGAGCTCACAGTCAGGTCACACCCTCAAGACCTGGCATGTACACCGCAAAGACTCTGTAAATGGTTAAACTGAATAAATGCTACATTCTAGCAGGGTAGCCTCCTGGGTatatcactttccttttctgagcCAGTTATTTCTTAATGTAAAATAAGGACTAGATGATGCTGAGGTCCCTGATTCGGTTTTATAAATCATTTCCCACTAGAAGAAGTAAGTTGCACCTCCCCCTAGTGGCCTGTTTCCGCCCAGAAAACTTAAGTATCTAGGCTCCTTGGCAGATCTATCCTAAAGTGAGCTGAGGACTCTACATCACTCTATGTCCAGACTAGAAGCTAGCTGGCTCCCTGGACAAGGTCCTGacacctccctttcctccctaCTGCTTATGTGCTGGTCATTTTATCTGTCTTCTCTAGGTTCCTTTGTGGCTAGAAATGCTATTTAGGGAACAATGTCCCCAGTTCAGGAgagtgctaattttttttttttttttttttttcagacggagtctcgctctgtcgcccaggctggagtgcagtggccggatctcagctcactgcaaactccgcctcccgggttcacgccattctcctgcctcagcctcccgagtagctgggactacaggcgcccgccacctcgcccggctagttttttgtatttttttagtagagacggggtttcaccgtgtcagccaggatggtctcgatctcctgacctcgtgatccgcccgtctcggcctccccaaNNNNNNNNNNNNNNNNNNNNNNNNNNNNNNNNNNNNNNNNNNNNNNNNNNNNNNNNNNNNNNNNNNNNNNNNNNNNNNNNNNNNNNNNNNNNNNNNNNNNNNNNNNNNNNNNNNNNNNNNNNNNNNNNNNNNNNNNNNNNNNNNNNNNNNNNNNNNNNNNNNNNNNNNNNNNNNNNNNNNNNNNNNNNNNNNNNNNNNNNNNNNNNNNNNNNNNNNNNNNNNNNNNNNNNNNNNNNNNNNNNNNNNNNNNNNNNNNNNNNNNNNNNNNNNNNNNNNNNNNNNNNNNNNNNNNNNNNNNNNNNNNNNNNNNNNNNNNNNNNNNNNNNNNNNNNNNNNNNNNNNNNNNNNNNNNNNNNNNNNNNNNNNNNNNNNNNNNNNNNNNNNNNNNNNNNNNNNNatttttttttttttttttttgagacagagtcttgcactgcagcccaggctagagtgcagtggcgcaatctcggctcactgcaagctccgcctcccgggttcacgccattctcctatctcagcctcccgagtagctgggactacaggcgcccgccaccacgtctggctaattttttgtatttttagtagagacggggtttcaccgtgttagccaggatggtctcgatctcctgacctcgtgatcctcccgccttggcctcccaaagtgctgggattacaggcgttagccaccgcgcccggcctgttatttttagtagagacggggtttcaccatgttagccaggatggtctcaatctcctgacctcgtgatctgcctgcctcagcctcccaaagtgctgggattacaggtgtgagcctccatgcctggcctaatttttttctttcttttcttttttttttttgagatggagcttcactcttgttgcccaggctggagtacaatggcgtgatcttggctcactacaacctccgcctcccaggttcaagcgattctcctgcctcagcttcccgagtagctgggattacaggcatgcgccaccatgcctggctacttttttgtatttttagtagagatggggtttctccatgttggtcaagctggtctcgaactcctgacctctggtgatctgccaccttggcctcccaaagtgctgggattacagacgtgagccaccacgcccggtcgaGAGTACTaatttgtcaagaaaaaaaaactggccaCTGGGACTCTAGCCAACTCCCCTCATACCAGCCCGCTTCAATCTTCCCTATTTTGTCCCTGGCCTCCCaccccttctctgtctctctgccatgtgagaatatATTCTGTCCTCACAGAAGGAGGCTGTCTAGGAGCCAGGAAGCAGGCTCTCACCACACACCAGATCTGCTtgtatcttgatcttggacttaccagcctccagaactgtgagaaataaatatttattggctaAGCCATctggtctatggtatttttgtgaTGGCAGcacaaactgactaagacaagGCCTTTATCCCTACTGGTGCCTCTGCATAGAGCAGTCCTCCCTTGGCTGGCTCCTTCTCACCATTCACGTCTCAGCTCAGATGCCACTGCCTCAGAGCAGAAgtgagaaactgaggtccagagagatgAACTGACTTACCCAGATCACACGGTGattcagtggcagagccagaatttaaacTCATGCCTGTTTTACTCCACTCACCTCACTCCCAAATATTCACTGTCGTATCACTTTAATTCCTTTGTAATACCTAACACCATCTGTAGCTCTCTCGTCTCCAAAATCTACACAACGGTATCTAGCACAGAGTGGCACAAAATAAATTGGCAGGAGTCAGAACCTGCCTGTGGCTACTATCAGCAGACCACACAAGTCACCAGAGGCAGCTACCTTCAGCTGAGATGTCTGCTTCATTCTAGCCCAGCTGCTGCCCTGCTCTTCACCTGGAACAGAAGCTCTTACCCAGCTTCCCATAATGCTCAATGAGGTCCATCTTGGAAAGGAGGTTGATGTGGGGCAGCTCCACGTGCAGCATGGTAGCCAGGGAGGTACACAGTACTGAAATGAACTTGGCAGGGTCTGTGCAGTAGTGAGAATCCACCAGGTGGACG
This window encodes:
- the GPN2 gene encoding GPN-loop GTPase 2, which codes for MAGAAPTTAFGQAVIGPPGSGKTTYCLGMSEFLRALGRRVAVVNLDPANEGLPYECAVDVGELVGLGDVMDALRLGPNGGLLYCMEYLEANLDWLRAKLDPLRGHYFLFDCPGQVELCTHHGALRSIFSQMAQWDLRLTAVHLVDSHYCTDPAKFISVLCTSLATMLHVELPHINLLSKMDLIEHYGKLAFNLDYYTEVLDLSYLLDHLASDPFFRHYRQLNEKLVQLIEDYSLVSFIPLNIQDKESIQRVLQAVDKANGYCFGAQEQRSLEAMMSAAMGADFHFSSTLGIQEKYLAPSNQSVEQEAMQL